A window of Amaranthus tricolor cultivar Red isolate AtriRed21 chromosome 8, ASM2621246v1, whole genome shotgun sequence genomic DNA:
tatttaagcaattaaaatgatcacatacagttttaaagtgatcaattagaaaaatgggCTAATTATATGGGTTTATCTCATGGTGACGGACTCGTACAAGTCGAGCTGTTTAGAAAGGGCATGACTGTGGGAGGCAAATGGAAATTCCCCTCATTAAAGACCTTTTTCAGATACTTTTTCGTATCTTTTCTTTTCCAGCCATTTACTCACTTCATTAGTGCTCCTTTCTGATGGTGACAGCGACTGTGTTGTCTTTGTGTGTGCATAGTACAAAAACATGGTATCTTACCGGTCGAGTTGTAAAGGTTTGTAAATTTACCGAATCGATACTATCCACATCAAAGGTGAAAGAGAACTGTGTTCAAGGAATATCTCATGGTCTTGGCTTCTATATAAAAGATATGACAACAACATCACATCACgactattattataacaaaTCTTGTAGGTGACCGTCTGACCATGAAAcaatcccatataattagcccatttctctatttgattttttaggttataagtgattactttaaggttaaaagtgatcactttaaggttaaaagtgattactttaaggttatatgtgatcactttaagatacTAAGTATACATTGGGTCAGCCCAATAAAGACAATCTCGCTGTGGGACCGTCTCCTTTGAGGATCTGTGTTATTATAATTGTGACTGAAATCATGTTTAATGAATTATGTGTAAAGTGGGAAAGGAAGTGGGAAATCAGAAACAAGGCACCCCAACAGCTATTCACACTTACTCCAGGTTAAAGATCAAGGGAGATAATGTAGTCACCACTAGACAATTTGTGGGTAAAATGGGAAAGGAAGCGGGTACCTGTTTACTTACTGTTAGCAAGTGGTGTAATGCCTACAGGATATGCTGCACCCTGTTGAAATCCACATTAATATCacatttttttctaaaagattcagaaaaaaaatttaattaattgaaataaagaCTAATAAACAATTTTACTGTTTTATTTGTAGCATTAAGGAAAGAAGGTTTGGGAAAAAGGGTAGTTTGAGTTGTCTTATAATTTGTTTTACCCATTAACATATGCTATTTTGCATAATCAtgcttattattttttagtgCTTTTCGAACTTCCTTATATCGCGTCGACTTACATTGCCTTCTTTTAGTCGTTTTCGAATGGGAGAAACCCCATAGTAGGTTTAAGCTTAGAAAATAATAAGATGAGTTGAGGGGCTTCATTCGATCGCAGCCTACTCGTGATGAGGGTATTGGTCTGCCTTCTTTTCCACCCTTCACAAACCCTACCTTGGACGAGACTCattaggatgatgatgatgattaagaaATAATGACACGAGTTGTTTCTTTTTTATCCCTTTGTTGTGCAGCTTGAAGCTATGGGTTTTGATCGGTCTCGTGTATTAGAAGCATACTTTGCCTGTAACAAAAACGAGGAGCTCACTGCTAATTACCTTGTTGATCATATGCACGACTTCGAGGACTAAATAGTGCAACCGGTGAGAATCGGGTCTTGTCTCATTTGCAGAGCAAGTAACATTTCCATGAAAGACTCGGGTTTGATTCTCATCTGGCCTCCTTCCCCAAGCCTTTCCcgtaatccaaaaaaaaatagtgCGACTGGTGATGATTCCTTAGTCCTTACGATGTGCTCGTCGAGTTCTGCAGTTTGTATTTTGCTATCCATGTAAGTGTTGCATATATAGCTTATGCCTGAGGCCATATAACCTGTATATCTTATTAAAAAGCTTAAGCTTGTACTGTCAAGTGATATTGAGATACTTATATTATGTTGCCCACCCCAGCTACTTTGTACTggattaattgaaaataaatattttccatCTTTGCCTTTCATTATATTTGATCCGGTCGAGTTTGACCTAAGGGgtcataattttattattatctattcttattgctattaaaatttaaaaagtcaaaaaatattGTGTAAATTTTTCAgttgaattgattttttttcatatagagctaaaaataatttttcaaatcaTAATTATGAAATATTGACTCAAACGATCAAAATtgtcataaaaaataattattacttgaaaatattgatgtagaatttaaaaatttaccaaatttcagaaaaatgGGTGTGGTGGAACAGATAAATTGAGTTGCATTCAGTCGGATTTTCGAGTTGGGTTATAATTTGACATATCTAATTAGTCCCTTCTAGTTCATGTATTACCAATGTAAGGTTTTGAACTACATCACAATCATCATCTTTCAAATTTGTTACCACCCTACTctctctaaaataaataaataaataaataaattgaaaattaatttcaatggaCTATTGTCTTCAAATTAGCATAACTTCAAGCATTTGAATACCATTGATTCAAAATTATCTGGATGATGTTTTATACATCTAGTTTTGAGTTGTGAAGAACTCAACTCGAGCATTTATTagcattttttaaaatattcagAATTCTATTCATTTTCTATAGACCGTGGGATTTGAGAGAATGTAGTGGCATAGGGAAAAAGGGTTAAGAAGGGGTGAGTGTAGTGAAACATAATTtgctatttagtttattttttagatttacaattcgctcaaaatgactccaaaatagcctaaaatcgatcataattcaattttttttttatttaggatTCTGGAGACGATTAGCAAATTATGTAGCACTGAATCAACATACAAATCGAGCAAGACTCAAGAATCAGTTAAAACCTTATAAAAGGGACCAACATACACACAACATTCAATCTGACGTCAACGGGATTTGGCTTCTAAACTAGTCTCCCTAGACCTTAGACAAATGACACAAGCAAGGTCACAGTCTAAGCTTGAACACTACCTAAATTTTACTTGATAAGTTAGGTTTGGCTTTTAGGGTACTTCCCCCTGATATGGGCAATTGTTGGAAGGTGGTAGGTGGGCAACAAATCTTATGAGATAAATTCATACAATcaacttatttttctaattgattattttaaaatcacaaataatcacttAAGGGACTAATTGGTAATACATGAACTAGGAGGGACCAATACCGAAGCATATAACCATagcataaaaaatcaaattaagaaGGATTTGCAGGCAtagaaaaatgacaaaaattcAACTTTTCACCAATAGAGAATTcagcttaaaaacaattaagatTATTTATCTTGCATGGTGAATTGGTGATAGTGTCACACGTGAACCTAGAAAGAAGTGGGGCACGCTGGCACGCTGGTTACCCCAGCACAACCTGCCTAAGGCAACACCCGTGTCATGGCCTAGCACGCTACAAAAAAGTGTAGGTGGGCTTTTGTTCGAACCAACCACAACAAATTGAGTATGTAGGCATAACACGACCCGTGGCATGAGAATGGCCCACGAGCCATACATGTTAGTTGGCAaaagattgaaataaataagattaattagcATTTTAATTCCAATTATAAGATTGGgataaacttatgtcccaaaataagcttccgtacgtccaagcctagcctcgggtaagtcgctgttagtaacagcgacttaaggaaaaaaaaataaaataaaataaaaagttgaaagtcactgttagtaacagcgacttatagctttatatttttccagaatccttcttcttcctcacttcATTTCACGATTTACTTTTCTCCCGAaattctctactttctccttcttcattccaacCTTGTAAGGATCTTCATTCCTTCAACTAAGGTCATCAAGTTTCAAGTTTGTACCAGTAATTAGTGCTGTAGTCTTCTTAGATCGAtctaaggtaattttttttggtttttttttcaatattcgaaaaattagggtttgttgtgttttaatcaattttcacattaatgtaggttgACAAGCTTCCAATTACGTAATTCTTCTTGATCTACAGCTAATTGAGgttcgtttttattataaattttttcatttggtggtgaatttaaaatgtatttcATGTGTAGTGGGCATTTACACTTGAGCTCTACGATTATGtcaaatgtagttgttatttacattgatcctcacttttaaaagtttgtttcagaattattagttgaatgtaaaatgtatagtggtcatatatttatgaagttgatggtgatgttgattttttatgtgttgttgtagaaatggcttcatttcgtgtcaCCGTTGTATGCTTtcggaatggttcaattcgatcaactagtaataatgttaagtatgttgggggaaaacgtaaactgtttgcatgcaactcatacatggatttgaatgaatttaaacattttatatgctctaggattggcattgacactacaagaagtactgttaatttaagttttaaatacaatctgagtggagatttgttagcttttccggttgaggatgaggaggctatagatgcaatgtgggagtattcaaggtctacccctagtccttctttagagttatatgtagaagaggtacccctagggaacgaAGATGTGAACGTagtggaaacaaatgcatttatgaatataactccttctgctccttctcatacgcccttccctacccaagaaacccaaaatccctttatgccatcttcctcttatccttgtaatgaacccaatcaagttcaatttcaaGTGTCAAATGATGTTACTTTTAACTtacaagatacaaatgagccttgggatgatgttaatagtgagagtaatgaattcgttgaagctccttctgaggatgatgtgggtattgacgaggaggctctagctaatgacatgactttaggaaacattccaacaatcgttgcccctacaccctatgcactggttccccctctagatgaacacattgaggacaactcttggaggtcttgggattgtgatacaacctacaccgacgaaggagagtttcaaaagggtatgatgtttgacaacaaggatgccttgttagacgctgttagattgtatcatattcgtaggaacgttgagtacagaactgagacttcaaatcaaaccgtgctcacgttgaagtgtaagagagggtgtggctggaggcttagggctaggaagacCTCCTATTCACCGTCATGGGAGATAATTACTTATAAAGGGAGGCACGGGGGTTGTATTTTAAGTACTGAAAACGTGTCAGCTgggcacattcatttgacatcttccgtgattaacaatcgtattagaaattgtgttgctcaagaccGATCAATTAAGGTTTTTGTTGTCCGGCAAATGGTCAAAGACCAATTCGGTGtggaagtgacctataagcgggcttggtgtgctaaacagcaagcccttctctccatctatggtacgtgggaagattcttatcctcttcttccacgcttccTGAGGGCACTGCAAATTTCAAACCCCGGTaccgtagttgagtggttctttaaggaagataatgatgtcggtgtgtatgtccgtcctagtattagaactttccaacgcgtgttttgggctttccaacctagtattgagggatttaagtattgcaaacccgttattgccattgacggaacacatttgtatggtaagtatcgccatacgttgttgactgcgattgcccaagatgggaacaagggaatattcccgcttgcctttgctttggtcgaaaaagaatgcatagccgcgtggtcttggtttatgggctgtgttcgtaagcatgtgatgcatagtccagggttatgcgttatttccgataggcatgcgggcattctagcaacTATGGAGGAGCCGGGATCCCAAGAACTGGCTAGAGGTGAACTGGCGGcatgtcgctcgttgggagcacaggctagaTCTGCttgcccaaggtgcgccgatcgaggctgcaggcgcacctactacggcggattacatgccgtggttcctctccattactcgccgatggatgacaccacgaggtatcttgGCGGCATCCCAGTACaatcccgcagcaccgacgatgacacactttgtaa
This region includes:
- the LOC130821424 gene encoding uncharacterized protein LOC130821424, with product MVKDQFGVEVTYKRAWCAKQQALLSIYGTWEDSYPLLPRFLRALQISNPGTVVEWFFKEDNDVGVYVRPSIRTFQRVFWAFQPSIEGFKYCKPVIAIDGTHLYGKYRHTLLTAIAQDGNKGIFPLAFALVEKECIAAWSWFMGCVRKHVMHSPGLCVISDRHAGILATMEEPGSQELARGELAACRSLGAQARSACPRCADRGCRRTYYGGLHAVVPLHYSPMDDTTRYLGGIPVQSRSTDDDTLCTGHCISHRLLPRGARTGDCPRHTPRHAVSTLHSGSNCAPHHYVRVRVICSSTRRSS